The Tenebrio molitor chromosome 5, icTenMoli1.1, whole genome shotgun sequence genome has a segment encoding these proteins:
- the LOC138130640 gene encoding zinc finger protein kipf-like, with product MTMFTLPNFCRVCLKYDKNLIDLEHIENEPSETLMSKLQHCVSEVEWKVFKPLLCHPCIKRLNIAYTFKRQCVQSATMLKSYVALIKDTKNKGDSQSKSDSVSPNAYMMLPNQKYIKIVMGPQNQNTFQNVFLNVVPPQSTPVPAESKNSKDSNQNVFLNINNTFQKYVPVGSNEPPISGKNLNVNQLLTESKSEELSIEVDPTDFDLGDGGSTDDDEGEMEDENGINDWEDVISAMKIAAKSNGASLNGNSKGDPTKSGSYTNFVPILPKQSGDDKMDFINSGEHFLTSQLFPPVEFGCERCQTQFSSKILLRYHIKNFHMGKYPFKCDYCSNEFITRVEYEACMKYHKGETDPVSTSLTLNDFKNTASAIEKGATSEHDATQQEQTDLICDICHREFNSASGLLRHKVRKHNQKSKKKYFIKGMKNAKCDICNREFSTQSYMQLHRKLHLRDDIGYKYKVFGKNRYMKNSQEKVQPKKEQSDSDEDKGHEQKTDNQDKSNKDTMEVEAGGKEAAAKEDESNSSEEN from the exons ATGACGATGTTTACCCTACCGAACTTTTGCCGTGTCTGCCTAAAATACGATAAGAATCTCATCGATCTAGAACACATAGAAAATGAGCCGAGCGAAACTTTAATGAGTAAACTTCAACACTGTGTATCTGAAGTG GAATGGAAGGTCTTCAAACCTCTGCTCTGTCACCCTTGCATAAAACGCTTAAACATCGCTTACACGTTCAAGCGACAATGCGTCCAATCGGCTACAATGCTAAAAAGTTACGTGGCTCTAATCAAAGACACGAAAAACAAGGGCGACTCGCAATCCAAGAGCGATTCAGTATCCCCCAACGCGTACATGATGTTGCCTAACCAAAAGTACATAAAAATCGTGATGGGGCCCCAAAATCAGAACACCTTTCAGAACGTTTTCCTCAACGTGGTGCCGCCGCAAAGCACACCTGTCCCCGCGGAGAGCAAAAACAGTAAAGACTCGAACCAGAACGTGTTCCTCAACATCAACAACACGTTCCAGAAGTATGTTCCGGTGGGCTCGAATGAACCCCCAATCAGCGGAAAGAATCTCAACGTGAATCAGCTGTTGACGGAGAGCAAAAGTGAAGAGTTGAGCATTGAAGTGGACCCCACGGACTTCGATCTGGGCGACGGGGGGAGTACAGACGACGACGAGGGGGAAATGGAGGACGAGAACGGCATCAACGACTGGGAAGACGTCATATCTGCGATGAAGATAGCCGCCAAGAGCAACGGTGCTAGTTTAAACGGCAACTCAAAAGGTGATCCCACCAAGTCTGGTTCGTACACCAACTTCGTTCCTATCTTGCCGAAGCAATCCGGCGACGACAAAATGGACTTTATCAATTCCGGCGAGCACTTCCTCACCTCGCAACTGTTCCCGCCGGTCGAATTCGGCTGCGAGAGGTGCCAGACACAATTCTCCTCGAAGATCTTGCTCAGGTACCACATAAAAAATTTCCACATGGGCAAGTACCCGTTCAAATGTGATTATTGTTCGAACGAGTTCATCACGCGGGTCGAGTACGAGGCCTGCATGAAGTACCACAAGGGCGAAACGGACCCGGTGAGTACTTCGCTCACGCTGAACGACTTCAAGAACACCGCCAGCGCGATCGAAAAAGGGGCCACGAGCGAACACGACGCCACTCAACAAGAACAGACCGATCTGATCTGCGATATTTGCCATAGAGAGTTCAACAGCGCATCGGGATTGCTCAGACACAAGGTGCGCAAGCACAACCAAAAGAGCAAAAAGAAATACTTCATCAAGGGGATGAAGAACGCCAAGTGCGACATCTGCAACAGGGAGTTCTCGACGCAGTCGTACATGCAGCTCCACAGGAAGCTGCACCTGCGCGATGACATCGGCTACAAGTACAAAGTCTTCGGCAAGAACAGGTACATGAAGAACTCGCAGGAGAAGGTCCAGCCCAAAAAGGAACAGAGCGACTCGGACGAGGACAAGGGACACGAACAAAAGACGGACAATCAAGACAAAAGCAATAAAGATACGATGGAGGTGGAGGCGGGGGGCAAAGAGGCGGCGGCCAAAGAGGACGAATCGAACTCGAGCGAAGAAAACTGA
- the LOC138130630 gene encoding radial spoke head 10 homolog B-like isoform X2 gives MSSTRRSSAERDKSKDSVAPASIKSVESPDVESPDVDALHFPQIKRMDDVITNFFNQIVQYVIEDLIIVEPKEEPVVEVSDEGLVKDYKDLKAEDLVNAEVTATSGSKVVLSRKSSSKSLSRKKGSSARNVEKKAESGSLGRKVESSLRNVDKKTESSLRNVDKKTESSLRNVDKKTESSLRNVDRKTESSLRNVDKKTVSSLRNVDRRSESSVDKKLGKSMNASFTLETIKEEMSEASRSKTSTASSSLQDPLMEEEREVKIIFTNGNTYEGRISKRIMNGKGRYVWTDGTVYEGDFKDGFPTGKGTMVLPDLSRYEGEFNQGLFHGHGFLNIVATPTFYSGRWRNGLKHGEGWLLYEPGDWYEGGWANDFKDGFGLRCYKNGAKYRGEWREGKYDGRGMMIWENSDYYKGEWSKGAMHGKGEYIWKAFYNTTFAFPVQTIYRGEWAEGKRSGEGTMYFGDESGLKLKGKWDDDFKHGDGLLVCGNGRVVEQTLLFQYDKPTRTESSASSVPHNLLRQILDVPVFNAPEFVDVGFYVDKLLSKLQDVSDDKLKLLKTFEEKCIKNTIIRFLPQLKDLYRDYCSMAAKAQLHYEPVLIRLFLWQLYQDIDISRSGISLAGTDLILGENPNSCVENVHCPFEPIYFWQFLMSLVGVALSTISLEEIYDTSSSQGGVSSFVVKKFFDEVLFAKPSDHRDTLLLNYLDLAPIKAVYALYQKVGEPHSARTFLQNSCTRKGELPLLCHLEMHLRPADSQFGANFVPLAQYITFDVHKPVEMDEWAKHRWATLFDLRHLGAKNIVRCLAKVCPLIVQEDRIVNMDYPLTFLEFYQTVLTCIFTVLELEMKKEHKILWQSVPTPVTETSASSKPRTPLKKVPSQNVVKVEKKAAKKKKKKKKHA, from the exons ATGTCGTCGACGAGGCGGTCGTCGGCCGAGCGCGACAAATCCAAAGACAGCGTGGCCCCGGCCAGCATCAAAAGCGTCGAAAGCCCGGACGTCGAAAGCCCGGACGTCGACGCGCTTCACTTTCCCCAGATCAAGCGcatggatgacgtcatcacaAACTTCTTCAACCAGATCGTGCAGTACGTCATCGAAGATTTGATCATCGTCGAACCGAAGGAAGAGCCAGTGGTAGAAGTATCGGACGAAGGGCTCGTCAAAGACTACAAGGACTTGAAAGCCGAGGATCTGGTCAACGCGGAGGTCACGGCGACGTCGGGGTCGAAGGTGGTCCTGAGCAGGAAGAGCAGCTCGAAGAGTCTGAGCCGCAAAAAAGGAAGTAGCGCGCGTAACGTAGAAAAAAAAGCCGAAAGCGGCAGTCTGGGCAGGAAGGTCGAAAGCAGCTTGCGAAACGTGGACAAGAAGACCGAAAGCAGCTTGCGAAACGTGGACAAGAAGACCGAAAGCAGCTTGCGAAACGTGGACAAGAAGACCGAGAGCAGCTTGCGAAACGTGGACAGGAAGACCGAGAGCAGCTTGCGAAACGTGGACAAGAAGACCGTGAGCAGCTTGCGAAACGTGGACAGGAGAAGCGAAAGCAGCGTGGACAAGAAGCTCGGGAAGAGCATGAACGCCTCCTTCACGCTGGAGACCATCAAAGAAGAAATGTCGGAAGCGAGCCGATCA AAAACGTCCACAGCGTCGTCTTCGTTGCAAGACCCCCTGATGGAGGAGGAGCGCGAGGTGAAGATCATCTTCACCAACGGAAACACCTACGAGGGGCGAATCTCCAAGAGAATAATGAACGGGAAGGGGAGATACGTGTGGACCGACGGCACCGTCTACGAG GGTGACTTCAAAGACGGTTTTCCCACTGGCAAGGGGACGATGGTCCTTCCTGATTTGAGCCGCTACGAGGGAGAGTTCAACCAAGGCCTGTTCCACGGACACGGCTTCCTCAATATCGTGGCCACCCCCACGTTCTACAGCGGCCGGTGGAGAAACGGCTTGAAGCACGGCGAAGGGTGGCTGCTGTACGAACCCGGAGACTGGTACGAAGGGGGTTGGGCCAACGATTTCAAAGACGGTTTCGGGCTGAGATGCTACAAGAACGGTGCGAAGTATCGAGGAGAGTGGCGAGAAGGGAAGTACGACGGTCGGGGGATGATGATTTGGGAAAACAGCGAC TATTACAAGGGGGAGTGGAGCAAAGGGGCGATGCACGGAAAGGGGGAGTATATTTGGAAGGCGTTTTACAACACGACGTTTGCCTTCCCCGTGCAGACCATCTACAGGGGTGAGTGGGCGGAAGGGAAGAGGAGCGGCGAAGGAACTATGTACTTCGGGGACGAAAGCGGGCTCAAGCTGAAGGGGAAATGGGACGACGACTTCAAGCACGGAGACGGACTTTTGGTCTGCGGGAACGGGAGGGTCGTGGAGCAGACTCTGCTCTTCCAGTACGACAAACCCACCCGCACGGAGAGTTCCGCGTCGTCCGTGCCCCACAACCTGCTCCGTCAAATCCTCGACGTCCCCGTTTTCAACGCGCCGGAGTTCGTCGACGTGGGGTTCTACGTCGACAAACTCCTCTCCAAGCTCCAGGACGTCAGCGACGACAAACTCAAGCTGCTCAAAACGTTCGAAGAGAAGTGCATCAAAAACACCATCATCAGGTTCCTGCCGCAACTCAAGGATTTGTATCGGGACTACTGCAGCATGGCGGCCAAAGCGCAGCTGCACTACGAACCGGTCTTGATCCGGCTGTTCTTGTGGCAGCTCTACCAAGACATCGACATCTCCCGATCAGGGATTTCTCTGGCAGGGACCGACCTGATTCTGGGCGAGAACCCCAACAGCTGCGTGGAGAACGTGCACTGCCCCTTCGAGCCGATCTACTTCTGGCAGTTCTTGATGTCGCTGGTCGGGGTCGCTCTGAGCACCATCTCTCTGGAGGAGATCTACGACACTTCGTCGTCCCAAGGCGGGGTCTCGTCTTTCgtcgtaaaaaaattcttcgaCGAAGTGCTGTTCGCGAAACCTTCGGACCACCGAG ACACGCTGCTGCTGAACTATCTGGACTTGGCGCCGATCAAAGCTGTCTACGCTTTGTACCAGAAAGTCGGAGAGCCTCACTCGGCTCGGACTTTCTTGCAGAACTCTTGCACCAGAAAGGGCGAGCTGCCGCTGCTGTGCCACTTGGAGATGCACCTGCGACCGGCGGACTCCCAGTTCGGAGCGAACTTCGTGCCGCTCGCCCAGTACATCACCTTCGACGTTC ACAAGCCCGTCGAGATGGACGAGTGGGCCAAACACCGCTGGGCCACCCTGTTCGATCTTCGGCACCTGGGGGCGAAAAACATCGTGCGCTGTCTGGCCAAAGTGTGCCCGCTGATCGTCCAAGAAGACCGCATCGTCAACATGGACTACCCCCTCACGTTCCTCGAGTTCTACCAGACCGTCCTGACCTGCATCTTCACGGTGCTCGAACTCGAGATGAAGAAGGAGCACAAGATCCTGTGGCAGAGCGTCCCGACTCCCGTTACGGAGACGTCGGCCAGCTCGAAGCCTCGCACTCCCCTCAAAAAAGTGCCATCGCAGAACGTCGTCAAGGTCGAGAAAAAAGCCgccaagaaaaaaaagaaaaagaagaagcacgcttaa
- the LOC138130630 gene encoding uncharacterized protein isoform X1, whose translation MSSTRRSSAERDKSKDSVAPASIKSVESPDVESPDVDALHFPQIKRMDDVITNFFNQIVQYVIEDLIIVEPKEEPVVEVSDEGLVKDYKDLKAEDLVNAEVTATSGSKVVLSRKSSSKSLSRKKGSSARNVEKKAESGSLGRKVESSLRNVDKKTESSLRNVDKKTESSLRNVDKKTESSLRNVDRKTESSLRNVDKKTVSSLRNVDRRSESSVDKKLGKSMNASFTLETIKEEMSEASRSKTSTASSSLQDPLMEEEREVKIIFTNGNTYEGRISKRIMNGKGRYVWTDGTVYEGDFKDGFPTGKGTMVLPDLSRYEGEFNQGLFHGHGFLNIVATPTFYSGRWRNGLKHGEGWLLYEPGDWYEGGWANDFKDGFGLRCYKNGAKYRGEWREGKYDGRGMMIWENSDYYKGEWSKGAMHGKGEYIWKAFYNTTFAFPVQTIYRGEWAEGKRSGEGTMYFGDESGLKLKGKWDDDFKHGDGLLVCGNGRVVEQTLLFQYDKPTRTESSASSVPHNLLRQILDVPVFNAPEFVDVGFYVDKLLSKLQDVSDDKLKLLKTFEEKCIKNTIIRFLPQLKDLYRDYCSMAAKAQLHYEPVLIRLFLWQLYQDIDISRSGISLAGTDLILGENPNSCVENVHCPFEPIYFWQFLMSLVGVALSTISLEEIYDTSSSQGGVSSFVVKKFFDEVLFAKPSDHRGKYARSVSLTTPDSRHAAAELSGLGADQSCLRFVPESRRASLGSDFLAELLHQKGRAAAAVPLGDAPATGGLPVRSELRAARPVHHLRRSQARRDGRVGQTPLGHPVRSSAPGGEKHRALSGQSVPADRPRRPHRQHGLPPHVPRVLPDRPDLHLHGARTRDEEGAQDPVAERPDSRYGDVGQLEASHSPQKSAIAERRQGREKSRQEKKEKEEARLKMFYLITLCLTLIVYVKA comes from the exons ATGTCGTCGACGAGGCGGTCGTCGGCCGAGCGCGACAAATCCAAAGACAGCGTGGCCCCGGCCAGCATCAAAAGCGTCGAAAGCCCGGACGTCGAAAGCCCGGACGTCGACGCGCTTCACTTTCCCCAGATCAAGCGcatggatgacgtcatcacaAACTTCTTCAACCAGATCGTGCAGTACGTCATCGAAGATTTGATCATCGTCGAACCGAAGGAAGAGCCAGTGGTAGAAGTATCGGACGAAGGGCTCGTCAAAGACTACAAGGACTTGAAAGCCGAGGATCTGGTCAACGCGGAGGTCACGGCGACGTCGGGGTCGAAGGTGGTCCTGAGCAGGAAGAGCAGCTCGAAGAGTCTGAGCCGCAAAAAAGGAAGTAGCGCGCGTAACGTAGAAAAAAAAGCCGAAAGCGGCAGTCTGGGCAGGAAGGTCGAAAGCAGCTTGCGAAACGTGGACAAGAAGACCGAAAGCAGCTTGCGAAACGTGGACAAGAAGACCGAAAGCAGCTTGCGAAACGTGGACAAGAAGACCGAGAGCAGCTTGCGAAACGTGGACAGGAAGACCGAGAGCAGCTTGCGAAACGTGGACAAGAAGACCGTGAGCAGCTTGCGAAACGTGGACAGGAGAAGCGAAAGCAGCGTGGACAAGAAGCTCGGGAAGAGCATGAACGCCTCCTTCACGCTGGAGACCATCAAAGAAGAAATGTCGGAAGCGAGCCGATCA AAAACGTCCACAGCGTCGTCTTCGTTGCAAGACCCCCTGATGGAGGAGGAGCGCGAGGTGAAGATCATCTTCACCAACGGAAACACCTACGAGGGGCGAATCTCCAAGAGAATAATGAACGGGAAGGGGAGATACGTGTGGACCGACGGCACCGTCTACGAG GGTGACTTCAAAGACGGTTTTCCCACTGGCAAGGGGACGATGGTCCTTCCTGATTTGAGCCGCTACGAGGGAGAGTTCAACCAAGGCCTGTTCCACGGACACGGCTTCCTCAATATCGTGGCCACCCCCACGTTCTACAGCGGCCGGTGGAGAAACGGCTTGAAGCACGGCGAAGGGTGGCTGCTGTACGAACCCGGAGACTGGTACGAAGGGGGTTGGGCCAACGATTTCAAAGACGGTTTCGGGCTGAGATGCTACAAGAACGGTGCGAAGTATCGAGGAGAGTGGCGAGAAGGGAAGTACGACGGTCGGGGGATGATGATTTGGGAAAACAGCGAC TATTACAAGGGGGAGTGGAGCAAAGGGGCGATGCACGGAAAGGGGGAGTATATTTGGAAGGCGTTTTACAACACGACGTTTGCCTTCCCCGTGCAGACCATCTACAGGGGTGAGTGGGCGGAAGGGAAGAGGAGCGGCGAAGGAACTATGTACTTCGGGGACGAAAGCGGGCTCAAGCTGAAGGGGAAATGGGACGACGACTTCAAGCACGGAGACGGACTTTTGGTCTGCGGGAACGGGAGGGTCGTGGAGCAGACTCTGCTCTTCCAGTACGACAAACCCACCCGCACGGAGAGTTCCGCGTCGTCCGTGCCCCACAACCTGCTCCGTCAAATCCTCGACGTCCCCGTTTTCAACGCGCCGGAGTTCGTCGACGTGGGGTTCTACGTCGACAAACTCCTCTCCAAGCTCCAGGACGTCAGCGACGACAAACTCAAGCTGCTCAAAACGTTCGAAGAGAAGTGCATCAAAAACACCATCATCAGGTTCCTGCCGCAACTCAAGGATTTGTATCGGGACTACTGCAGCATGGCGGCCAAAGCGCAGCTGCACTACGAACCGGTCTTGATCCGGCTGTTCTTGTGGCAGCTCTACCAAGACATCGACATCTCCCGATCAGGGATTTCTCTGGCAGGGACCGACCTGATTCTGGGCGAGAACCCCAACAGCTGCGTGGAGAACGTGCACTGCCCCTTCGAGCCGATCTACTTCTGGCAGTTCTTGATGTCGCTGGTCGGGGTCGCTCTGAGCACCATCTCTCTGGAGGAGATCTACGACACTTCGTCGTCCCAAGGCGGGGTCTCGTCTTTCgtcgtaaaaaaattcttcgaCGAAGTGCTGTTCGCGAAACCTTCGGACCACCGAGGTAAGTACGCGCGAAGTGTTTCTCTGACGACGCCCGATTCTAGACACGCTGCTGCTGAACTATCTGGACTTGGCGCCGATCAAAGCTGTCTACGCTTTGTACCAGAAAGTCGGAGAGCCTCACTCGGCTCGGACTTTCTTGCAGAACTCTTGCACCAGAAAGGGCGAGCTGCCGCTGCTGTGCCACTTGGAGATGCACCTGCGACCGGCGGACTCCCAGTTCGGAGCGAACTTCGTGCCGCTCGCCCAGTACATCACCTTCGACGTTC ACAAGCCCGTCGAGATGGACGAGTGGGCCAAACACCGCTGGGCCACCCTGTTCGATCTTCGGCACCTGGGGGCGAAAAACATCGTGCGCTGTCTGGCCAAAGTGTGCCCGCTGATCGTCCAAGAAGACCGCATCGTCAACATGGACTACCCCCTCACGTTCCTCGAGTTCTACCAGACCGTCCTGACCTGCATCTTCACGGTGCTCGAACTCGAGATGAAGAAGGAGCACAAGATCCTGTGGCAGAGCGTCCCGACTCCCGTTACGGAGACGTCGGCCAGCTCGAAGCCTCGCACTCCCCTCAAAAAAGTGCCATCGCAGAACGTCGTCAAGGTCGAGAAAAAAGCCgccaagaaaaaaaagaaaaagaagaagcacgcttaaaaatgttttatttgattACGTTATGTTTAACATTGATCGTTTACGTAAAAGCATAG
- the ApepP gene encoding xaa-Pro aminopeptidase 1 isoform X2, whose product MAPKATTNILKQLRALMKNPQYVNETIDAYIVPSNDAHNSEYLADCDMFRAFVTGFTGSAGTAIVTEKDALLWTDGRYYLQASEQMDSNWTLMKEGIPSTPTQGCWLAKHLPSGSRVGVDPNIYTYHMWMPLQSQLEAAGHKLVPITKNLIDALWTERPPRPTNAVRPLGAEFTGRSVADKLAAVRAQMKDKNARFLILTALDEIAWLLNLRGSDIAYNPVFFSYVVIHQDSFTVFLDVKQASNELRQHLTKESGGKFEIQPYEEIFNYIRHHTLNLEGFAWSSENASFALTSLIPAKHLLAEITPIPLMKAVKNSTEAKGMRNAHLKDGAALCCYFAWLEKNVESGTITEISGADKLEEFRAQQADFVGPSFPTISSVGPHGAIIHYQPQPETDVPITTSTVYLCDSGGQYRDGTTDVTRTLHFGTPTQYEKECFTRVLKGQIKLATSIFPSKIKGNCLDSFAREFLWDVGLDYAHGTGHGIGSYLNVHEGPMGISWRPITEDPGLEAGMFLSNEPGYYEDGKFGIRLEDIVQVVEAKPPHNFSDRGFLTFETITFAPKQTKMILVDLLTDKELDYLNAYHQQCRDLLGPILTQQEQEDTRKWLWKETEPLTRSK is encoded by the coding sequence ATGGCCCCTAAAGCGACGACAAACATCTTGAAGCAGCTCCGCGCTTTGATGAAGAACCCCCAATACGTAAACGAAACGATTGATGCGTACATTGTCCCTTCGAATGACGCCCACAACAGTGAATACTTGGCCGACTGCGATATGTTCAGGGCGTTCGTTACCGGCTTCACCGGTTCAGCTGGTACCGCCATCGTCACGGAAAAAGACGCTCTGTTGTGGACCGACGGCCGCTACTACTTGCAAGCGTCAGAGCAGATGGATTCCAATTGGACTCTAATGAAAGAAGGAATTCCTTCGACTCCCACTCAGGGTTGCTGGTTGGCCAAACATCTTCCGTCAGGATCGCGAGTAGGGGTCGACCCCAACATCTACACCTACCACATGTGGATGCCTCTGCAGTCCCAGCTGGAAGCGGCGGGTCACAAACTCGTCCCGATCACGAAAAACCTGATCGACGCGTTGTGGACCGAGAGGCCCCCGAGACCCACAAATGCGGTCCGCCCTCTGGGGGCGGAGTTCACGGGGAGGTCGGTCGCGGACAAGCTGGCCGCGGTCAGGGCCCAAATGAAAGACAAGAACGCTCGCTTCTTGATTCTGACCGCTCTGGACGAGATCGCGTGGTTGTTGAACTTGAGGGGCTCCGACATCGCCTACAATCCTGTCTTTTTCTCGTACGTGGTCATCCATCAGGACTCCTTTACGGTTTTCCTGGATGTCAAACAAGCCTCGAACGAGCTCAGGCAACACTTGACGAAAGAATCGGGCGGCAAGTTTGAGATCCAGCCCTACGAGGAGATTTTCAACTACATCAGACACCACACTCTCAACCTGGAGGGTTTCGCGTGGTCCTCCGAGAACGCGAGCTTCGCGTTGACCAGTTTGATCCCCGCGAAGCACCTCTTGGCGGAGATCACGCCGATTCCGCTAATGAAAGCCGTGAAGAACTCGACGGAGGCCAAAGGGATGAGGAACGCGCACTTGAAAGACGGCGCCGCTTTGTGCTGCTACTTCGCCTGGCTGGAGAAAAACGTGGAGAGCGGGACCATCACGGAGATCTCGGGGGCCGACAAGCTGGAAGAGTTCCGCGCGCAACAAGCCGACTTCGTGGGTCCCAGCTTCCCCACCATAAGCTCGGTGGGGCCCCACGGCGCCATCATCCACTACCAACCGCAACCGGAGACCGACGTCCCCATCACAACGAGCACCGTGTACCTGTGCGACTCCGGTGGACAGTACAGAGACGGCACCACCGACGTCACGAGAACTCTGCATTTCGGTACTCCCACGCAGTACGAGAAGGAGTGCTTTACGAGAGTCCTAAAGGGACAAATTAAACTGGCGACTTCCATTTTTCCCTCGAAGATCAAAGGAAATTGTCTGGACTCGTTCGCCAGGGAGTTCCTGTGGGACGTGGGGCTGGATTACGCGCACGGGACGGGACACGGGATCGGTTCCTATCTGAACGTCCACGAGGGACCGATGGGGATCTCGTGGCGTCCCATCACCGAGGATCCAGGTCTCGAAGCGGGGATGTTTCTGTCGAACGAACCCGGCTACTACGAGGACGGCAAATTCGGGATCCGTCTCGAGGACATAGTCCAGGTCGTCGAGGCCAAGCCCCCGCACAATTTCAGCGATCGCGGTTTCCTCACTTTCGAAACTATTACTTTCGCTCCCAAACAGACCAAGATGATCCTGGTGGACCTTCTGACCGACAAGGAGCTGGACTACCTTAACGCGTACCACCAACAGTGCAGGGACTTGCTGGGGCCAATTTTGACGCAACAAGAACAAGAAGACACCAGGAAATGGCTGTGGAAGGAGACGGAACCGCTGACGCGGTCCAAATGA
- the ApepP gene encoding xaa-Pro aminopeptidase 1 isoform X1 has protein sequence MFLVIKHAKMAPKATTNILKQLRALMKNPQYVNETIDAYIVPSNDAHNSEYLADCDMFRAFVTGFTGSAGTAIVTEKDALLWTDGRYYLQASEQMDSNWTLMKEGIPSTPTQGCWLAKHLPSGSRVGVDPNIYTYHMWMPLQSQLEAAGHKLVPITKNLIDALWTERPPRPTNAVRPLGAEFTGRSVADKLAAVRAQMKDKNARFLILTALDEIAWLLNLRGSDIAYNPVFFSYVVIHQDSFTVFLDVKQASNELRQHLTKESGGKFEIQPYEEIFNYIRHHTLNLEGFAWSSENASFALTSLIPAKHLLAEITPIPLMKAVKNSTEAKGMRNAHLKDGAALCCYFAWLEKNVESGTITEISGADKLEEFRAQQADFVGPSFPTISSVGPHGAIIHYQPQPETDVPITTSTVYLCDSGGQYRDGTTDVTRTLHFGTPTQYEKECFTRVLKGQIKLATSIFPSKIKGNCLDSFAREFLWDVGLDYAHGTGHGIGSYLNVHEGPMGISWRPITEDPGLEAGMFLSNEPGYYEDGKFGIRLEDIVQVVEAKPPHNFSDRGFLTFETITFAPKQTKMILVDLLTDKELDYLNAYHQQCRDLLGPILTQQEQEDTRKWLWKETEPLTRSK, from the exons ATG TTTTTGGTTATAAAACACGCAAAAATGGCCCCTAAAGCGACGACAAACATCTTGAAGCAGCTCCGCGCTTTGATGAAGAACCCCCAATACGTAAACGAAACGATTGATGCGTACATTGTCCCTTCGAATGACGCCCACAACAGTGAATACTTGGCCGACTGCGATATGTTCAGGGCGTTCGTTACCGGCTTCACCGGTTCAGCTGGTACCGCCATCGTCACGGAAAAAGACGCTCTGTTGTGGACCGACGGCCGCTACTACTTGCAAGCGTCAGAGCAGATGGATTCCAATTGGACTCTAATGAAAGAAGGAATTCCTTCGACTCCCACTCAGGGTTGCTGGTTGGCCAAACATCTTCCGTCAGGATCGCGAGTAGGGGTCGACCCCAACATCTACACCTACCACATGTGGATGCCTCTGCAGTCCCAGCTGGAAGCGGCGGGTCACAAACTCGTCCCGATCACGAAAAACCTGATCGACGCGTTGTGGACCGAGAGGCCCCCGAGACCCACAAATGCGGTCCGCCCTCTGGGGGCGGAGTTCACGGGGAGGTCGGTCGCGGACAAGCTGGCCGCGGTCAGGGCCCAAATGAAAGACAAGAACGCTCGCTTCTTGATTCTGACCGCTCTGGACGAGATCGCGTGGTTGTTGAACTTGAGGGGCTCCGACATCGCCTACAATCCTGTCTTTTTCTCGTACGTGGTCATCCATCAGGACTCCTTTACGGTTTTCCTGGATGTCAAACAAGCCTCGAACGAGCTCAGGCAACACTTGACGAAAGAATCGGGCGGCAAGTTTGAGATCCAGCCCTACGAGGAGATTTTCAACTACATCAGACACCACACTCTCAACCTGGAGGGTTTCGCGTGGTCCTCCGAGAACGCGAGCTTCGCGTTGACCAGTTTGATCCCCGCGAAGCACCTCTTGGCGGAGATCACGCCGATTCCGCTAATGAAAGCCGTGAAGAACTCGACGGAGGCCAAAGGGATGAGGAACGCGCACTTGAAAGACGGCGCCGCTTTGTGCTGCTACTTCGCCTGGCTGGAGAAAAACGTGGAGAGCGGGACCATCACGGAGATCTCGGGGGCCGACAAGCTGGAAGAGTTCCGCGCGCAACAAGCCGACTTCGTGGGTCCCAGCTTCCCCACCATAAGCTCGGTGGGGCCCCACGGCGCCATCATCCACTACCAACCGCAACCGGAGACCGACGTCCCCATCACAACGAGCACCGTGTACCTGTGCGACTCCGGTGGACAGTACAGAGACGGCACCACCGACGTCACGAGAACTCTGCATTTCGGTACTCCCACGCAGTACGAGAAGGAGTGCTTTACGAGAGTCCTAAAGGGACAAATTAAACTGGCGACTTCCATTTTTCCCTCGAAGATCAAAGGAAATTGTCTGGACTCGTTCGCCAGGGAGTTCCTGTGGGACGTGGGGCTGGATTACGCGCACGGGACGGGACACGGGATCGGTTCCTATCTGAACGTCCACGAGGGACCGATGGGGATCTCGTGGCGTCCCATCACCGAGGATCCAGGTCTCGAAGCGGGGATGTTTCTGTCGAACGAACCCGGCTACTACGAGGACGGCAAATTCGGGATCCGTCTCGAGGACATAGTCCAGGTCGTCGAGGCCAAGCCCCCGCACAATTTCAGCGATCGCGGTTTCCTCACTTTCGAAACTATTACTTTCGCTCCCAAACAGACCAAGATGATCCTGGTGGACCTTCTGACCGACAAGGAGCTGGACTACCTTAACGCGTACCACCAACAGTGCAGGGACTTGCTGGGGCCAATTTTGACGCAACAAGAACAAGAAGACACCAGGAAATGGCTGTGGAAGGAGACGGAACCGCTGACGCGGTCCAAATGA